One Littorina saxatilis isolate snail1 linkage group LG14, US_GU_Lsax_2.0, whole genome shotgun sequence genomic region harbors:
- the LOC138946545 gene encoding uncharacterized protein: MHMQTETLKEQYHRLFPKLDPYASSSDLTSTVASGGAREVSLDASLAVSAARFKSQQMVADERARQEETLLLLEEKASRSKALAAEKKAEKKAELERELERSIALAAEKKAEMERELERECARLEREAQDERLALKKKEKEVKAALERVEREGKMQEEHDVFKIIKTDIEDQQRARERFMPQLPRDSPIDRYLGTHNPLHVGTHSESIGDVAVGYDRHTQHTQDTYKPATADTYARPRHQPSANTLVSGQHQPAAAKPGLPPLQQPTEVRAYAPSHLQSAAEDIRDTLRGISRTLAQPVSAFHPLPAAVTATAPTTTTMTTATTMTTRQYDHAASFAPDTDYTQHGFQEAPVTSPSDVYYGQEAYLPQMQGQPVLSESSALARTLAEALLINRLPTQEPTTFSGDPLTYPLWRSSFTLLIERQGVSAEEKLLYLEKYLDGPAKDAVKGLFLIRDAQAYQQALQTLEERFGSSFVVARAFREKLDAWPVIKPKDGQALRAFSDFLGQCLVASRVIGQLQNLEDQAYHKTLMSKLPDWLVRNWVRKVNKTKNEKKRYPTFEELSAFIKTEADILCEPLFSSSKSAASSTSQTASSSVPKKTSYSTDCSTASACQECDKCLCQHHAKTVLSTNCDEVCPFCTVRFPTSSSSHPLLRCQRFDEIPVEDRKHFMYEASLCFSCARKTDHRSVDCTTRAICDKCQGPHLTMLHGAPSYRKKIPNQQRNARGPPDSSRFVCLSQDARVSASGPAFATTNKSDRPVRATMIVPVRVSTKENPTVEHTTYALLDTMSCISFVTESLSDKLNTHSEPASLRLNTMTSQNTHIECQRVTGLCVKALNSNVSHNLKTLYTTDHLTNDTENIPTSETARNIKHLSHIASEIPPLLEGCTPGLLIGYDHAELFMPERVIKGDPYAVLTPLGWTILGQVSPKQSVQDVMHVSLTEQYCPSEYEGESVTFVYRTTLAEPSISDALHVMERDFVESETGNRSQEDVKFMEILARSIKVNEKSHYEMPLPFRADNPELPPNRYVALKRLNSLSRRFEKDSMYAQDYCKFMSEIIESGHAEKIPRDEVENDRSWYIPHHGVYHDKKPGKIRVVFDCSAQKHGQSLNGALLQGPDLFNSLVGVLCRFRKGEIAFSCDVEKMFHQFHVTKEHRDFLRFLWWEDGDRTRPPVDYRMRVHIFGAVSSPGCANYALQQAGRDHSHEDEDAAQFLQNDFYVDDGLHAANDVSSAAKVLMGAREICSKRKLHLHKITSNSDELLSLFPPEECSASKRQNLGSAVDTGTLERTLGLQWCIEDDTFTFAPDLKEKPKTRRGVLATVAALFDPLGFLAPFILKGKIILQEACRKISEWDEELDEVLEGLWKSWMDELPGLRQVSIPRNFVPSTLGTLTQVQLHHFSDASTRGYGQCSYLRLKDENDRVHCSLVMAKGRVAPLKQVTVPRLELQAATLSAKMSSFLEKELKYEKLEHVFWTDSTIVLAYLANQQKRFHVFVANRISQILRVSSVSQWNHVPTEQNPADHASRGLSVKELNASTWFSGPQFLWQSDIPRGNITATVERDDLEVRSCRVTSIAETSDVGMETTFAKFSRWSFLVRGIAKVLRFLNTKRNMPALEVLASEATAEEKIVLATQREFFSAPSKSREETLKKLNVEKDEKGFYRVGGRLRNAKNLIWSKPKLLPQDCHVSKLLIAEAHETLGHAGRTNVIHHIRSRGYWIFGIRRVVAQVLKDCVTCKKMYGKEASQKMADLPLDRVEESAPFTSCGMDCFGPFIVAEGRRQVKRYGLMITCLSMRAIHLEVLDDLSADALINGLRNVIAIRGPIRVLRCDRGTNFVGASRELREAWNSIEKEELKKRLEDRQCEWIFNTPKASHMGGVWERQIGTVRRILNGLMRKYPSRLSTSTLRTFLLEVMAIVNSRPLSVESLEDPTGPLPLTPNHILTMKAVGVLPIPGIFDGADVEARKKWRRVQRLADEFWRLWRLDFLASLRRRREWLLPQRNVAVGDVVVLRDEAVCRADWPLGLVTEVRPSDDGLVRTCKLKTVKVTSKTSHSTFYYWRPISKLTVLVKADPDTQ; encoded by the exons ATGCACATGCAAACGGAGACGCTCAAAGAACAATATCACAGACTCTTTCCCAAGTTAGACCCGTACGCCTCCAGCTCGGACTTGACTTCCACAGTCGCTTCTGGAGGTGCTAGAGAGGTTTCTCTAGATGCTTCTTTGGCGGTTAGCGCAGCGAGATTTAAGTCCCAGCAAATGGTCGCAGATGAAagggccagacaagaagaaactcTTTTGCTTTTAGAGGAGAAGGCTTCTAGGTCTAAAGCTTTGGCGGCAGAGAAGAAGGCAGAGAAGAAGGCAGAGTTGGAAAGAGAGTTGGAAAGGTCTATAGCTTTGGCTGCtgagaagaaggcagagatggaaagagagttggaaagagagtgtgctcgtttagagagagaagctcaagatgaaaggttagctttgaagaaaaaagaaaaggaagttaAGGCTGCactagagagggtggagagagaaggcAAGATGCAAGAAGAGCATGACGTTTTTAAGATCATTAAAACTGACATAGAAGACCAGCAAAGGGCTAGAGAAAGATTCATGCCCCAACTACCTCGTGACAGCCCCATTGATAGGTACCTAGGTACTCACAACCCCCTGCATGTAGGTACACACTCAGAGAGCATAGGAGATGTGGCGGTAGGGTATGataggcacacacagcacacacaagataCATATAAGCCTGCGACAGCCGACACCTACGCCCGCCCGCGTCACCAGCCGTCAGCCAACACCCTCGTCTCTGGGCAACATCAGCCTGCGGCAGCCAAGCCTGGACTCCCGCCACTTCAGCAGCCCACGGAGGTCAGGGCTTATGCCCCTTCGCATCTCCAGTCGGCCGCCGAGGATATCCGCGACACTCTTCGAGGCATCTCCAGGACCCTTGCTCAACCTGTCTCCGCTTTTCACCCACTTCCAGCAGCGGTCACAGCCACGGCTCCTACCACTACGACGATGACTACAGCCACCACGATGACGACAAGA caatatgaccacgctgctagctttgctcctgacactgactacacacagcatggttttcaAGAGGCTCCGGTCACGAGCCCTTCAGACGTCTACTACGGGCAAGAGGCATACCTTCCTCAGATGCAAGGCCAGCCAGTGCTCTCCGAGAGTTCTGCCCTAGCTCGTACTCTAGCTGAGGCTCTCCTGATCAACAGGTTACCGACGCAGGAGCCCACTACGTTTTCAGGAGATCCTTTGACGTACCCTCTCTGGAGGTCCTCATTCACGCTTTTGATTGAGCGGCAGGGCGTTTCTGCAGAGGAAAAGCTCCTCTACTTGGAGAAGTACTTGGACGGTCCGGCGAAGGATGCGGTCAAGGGACTCTTTCTAATCAGGGATGCTCAGGCCTATCAGCAGGCCCTTCAGACGCTGGAGGAAAGATTCGGCAGTTCTTTCGTCGTTGCCAGAGCCTTCCGAGAGAAACTAGATGCATGGCCGGTAATCAAACCCAAAGATGGACAAGCCCTCCGCGCCTTCTCGGACTTTCTTGGACAATGCCTTGTGGCGAGCCGAGTGATAGGCCAGCTACAGAATCTGGAAGACCAAGCCTATCACAAGACACTCATGAGCAAGCTTCCAGATTGGTTGGTGAGAAACTGGGTGCGGAAAGTAAACAAGACCAAGAACGAGAAGAAACGCTACCCTACCTTTGAGGAGTTGTCAGCTTTCatcaagacagaggcagacatcctTTGCGAGCCCCTTTTCTCCTCCAGCAAATCTGCCGCCTCTTCCACCTCACAGACCGCCAGTTCATCAGTCCCCAAGAAAACATCGTACAGTACGGATTGTTCTACTGCATCTGCATGTCAAGAGTGTGACAAATGTCTTTGTCAGCACCACGCTAAAACTGTCCTGAGTACGAACTGCGACGAAGTCTGTCCCTTTTGTACCGTTCGTTTTCCGACCAGctcttcttctcatcctctACTCAGATGCCAGAGGTTCGATGAGATTCCCGTTGAGGACAGGAAACACTTCATGTACGAAGCGTCCTTGTGCTTCTCCTGTGCTAGAAAGACTGACCATAGAAGTGTAGACTGCACTACCAGGGCGATATGTGACAAGTGCCAAGGCCCACATCTCACTATGCTGCATGGAGCGCCCAGCTACAGGAAGAAGATTCCCAATCAGCAACGAAATGCACGGGGACCGCCAGACTCTTCAAggtttgtctgtctcagtcaAGATGCCCGTGTTTCTGCCTCTGGACCAGCATTCGCGACGACCAACAAGTCAGACAGACCAGTCAGAGCTACCATGATTGTTCCGGTCAGAGTTTCGACGAAAGAGAATCCCACGGTAGAGCATACGACATACGCGCTGCTTGACACCATGTCTTGCATCTCCTTCGTTACTGAATCTTTGAGTGACAAGCTGAACACTCATTCTGAGCCAGCGTCATTGAGGCTGAACACTATGACTTCTCAGAACACTCATATTGAATGTCAGAGAGTGACCGGATTGTGTGTCAAGGCCCTCAACTCCAATGTTTCCCACAACCTGAAAACGCTCTACACGACGGACCATCTCACCAATGACACTGAGAACATACCAACATCAGAGACTGCTCGTAACATCAAGCATTTGAGTCATATTGCCAGCGAGATTCCCCCGTTGCTCGAAGGCTGCACTCCCGGGTTGTTGATTGGCTACGATCATGCAGAGCTATTCATGCCAGAGAGAGTCATCAAGGGAGACCCATACGCCGTTCTCACACCGTTGGGTTGGACCATACTGGGACAAGTGTCGCCAAAACAGTCTGTCCAGGACGTGATGCACGTGTCTCTAACAGAACAGTATTGTCCCAGCGAGTACGAAGGTGAATCAGTCACTTTCGTATATCGCACGACGCTCGCCGAACCCAGCATCTCCGACGCACTCCATGTCATGGAAAGGGATTTTGTTGAATCGGAGACGGGAAACAGGTCCCAAGAGGACGTCAAGTTCATGGAGATCCTGGCAAGATCCATCAAGGTGAATGAGAAGAGCCACTACGAAATGCCCTTACCCTTTCGTGCAGATAACCCTGAGCTTCCCCCAAATCGTTATGTTGCACTGAAGAGACTCAACTCGCTGAGTCGCCGGTTTGAGAAAGACTCTATGTACGCACAAGACTACTGCAAGTTCATGAGCGAGATCATCGAGAGCGGCCACGCTGAGAAGATTCCAAGAGACGAAGTAGAGAACGACAGATCGTGGTACATCCCTCACCATGGCGTGTATCATGACAAGAAGCCAGGCAAAATCCGCGTGGTCTTCGACTGCAGCGCACAGAAACATGGTCAGAGTCTCAACGGAGCACTGCTGCAAGGTCCCGACCTTTTCAATTCTCTCGTCGGAGTTCTTTGCCGTTTTCGCAAGGGAGAGATCGCCTTCTCGTGCGACGTCGAGAAGATGTTTCATCAATTTCATGTCACCAAGGAACACCGTGACTTCCTGCGCTTCTTATGGTGGGAAGATGGAGACCGCACCAGACCTCCTGTCGACTACAGAATGCGCGTTCACATCTTCGGCGCAGTATCGTCACCAGGTTGTGCCAACTACGCATTACAGCAGGCGGGACGCGACCACTCTCACGAAGACGAAGATGCCGCACAGTTCCTTCAGAATGACTTCTATGTAGACGACGGACTGCATGCTGCCAACGACGTCTCTTCTGCAGCCAAAGTTCTCATGGGAGCTCGAGAGATCTGTAGTAAAAGGAAGCTGCACCTGCACAAGATCACGTCTAACAGCGATGAGCTTCTCAGTTTGTTCCCTCCTGAGGAATGTTCAGCTTCTAAACGTCAGAATCTTGGAAGTGCAGTCGACACTGGCACTTTGGAGCGCACTTTGGGATTACAGTGGTGCATAGAAGACGACACCTTCACCTTCGCTCCCGACCTCAAGGAGAAACCGAAGACGAGAAGAGGAGTCCTTGCTACAGTGGCAGCGCTGTTCGACCCGCTTGGCTTCCTTGCTCCGTTCATTCTGAAGGGCAAGATTATTCTCCAGGAGGCATGCAGGAAGATCTCAGAGTGGGATGAAGAACTGGACGAGGTTTTGGAAGGCCTCTGGAAGAGCTGGATGGATGAGCTGCCCGGTCTAAGACAGGTCAGCATTCCGCGAAACTTTGTTCCATCGACCCTGGGAACTTTGACGCAGGTTCAGTTACACCACTTCTCCGATGCCAGCACAAGAGGCTACGGTCAATGTTCCTACCTACGTTTGAAAGATGAGAATGACAGAGTCCATTGCAGTCTTGTCATGGCCAAAGGAAGAGTGGCCCCTTTGAAGCAGGTAACTGTCCCTCGCCTGGAATTACAAGCCGCAACACTTTCTGCcaagatgtcttcatttctggAGAAGGAGCTGAAGTACGAAAAGCTTGAGCACGTCTTTTGGACTGATAGCACTATCGTTTTGGCGTACCTCGCAAATCAACAGAAGAGGTTTCACGTGTTCGTTGCCAATAGAATCAGCCAGATCCTCAGAGTCTCTTCCGTCAGTCAGTGGAATCATGTCCCCACTGAGCAGAATCCAGCTGACCATGCCTCTCGAGGACTAAGCGTCAAAGAGCTCAACGCCTCTACTTGGTTTTCAGGTCCTCAGTTCCTGTGGCAGTCTGACATTCCGAGAGGAAACATCACAGCCACTGTTGAGAGAGATGATCTGGAAGTACGCTCCTGCAGAGTCACGTCCATTGCTGAAACATCTGACGTGGGGATGGAGACAACCTTTGCCAAGTTCTCAAGATGGAGCTTTTTGGTTCGAGGGATTGCAAAGGTTCTCAGGTTCCTCAACACCAAACGGAACATGCCTGCTTTAGAAGTTCTGGCGTCGGAAGCTACAGCGGAAGAGAAGATTGTCCTCGCTACACAAAGAGAATTCTTTTCTGCTCCCAGCAAGTCTCGGGAAGAAACACTGAAGAAGTTGAACGTTGAGAAAGACGAGAAAGGATTCTACAGAGTCGGAGGAAGATTGAGAAATGCCAAGAACCTCATATGGTCCAAGCCAAAATTGCTGCCACAAGACTGTCATGTTTCCAAACTGTTGATCGCCGAAGCACATGAAACTCTGGGACATGCTGGCAGGACCAACGTCATTCACCACATTAGGTCACGTGGTTACTGGATCTTTGGAATACGTCGCGTGGTTGCGCAAGTTTTGAAGGATTGCGTCACATGCAAGAAGATGTACGGAAAGGAGGCTTCACAGAAGATGGCCGATCTTCCTTTGGACAGGGTTGAAGAATCCGCCCCGTTCACATCCTGTGGCATGGACTGTTTCGGCCCCTTCATTGTCGCAGAGGGACGTAGGCAAGTCAAGCGCTACGGCCTTATGATCACGTGTCTCTCCATGCGAGCGATTCACCTCGAAGTACTGGATGATCTCTCTGCTGATGCCCTCATCAATGGCCTTCGAAACGTCATAGCCATCAGAGGTCCGATCAGGGTGTTGAGATGTGACAGAGGTACGAACTTTGTGGGCGCTTCACGAGAGTTGAGGGAAGCTTGGAACTCCATTGAGAAAGAAGAGTTGAAGAAGAGGCTTGAAGATCGTCAATGCGAGTGGATTTTCAACACGCCTAAGGCAAGTCACATGGGAGGAGTCTGGGAGAGGCAGATTGGCACAGTCAGACGAATCCTCAACGGCCTCATGCGCAAATATCCTTCCCGCTTGAGCACTTCCACCCTCAGAACCTTTTTGCTGGAGGTCATGGCTATCGTAAACTCTCGTCCCCTGTCCGTTGAGTCCTTGGAAGACCCCACTGGCCCTCTCCCTCTTACCCCGAACCACATCCTGACAATGAAGGCTGTCGGGGTACTGCCTATCCCTGGCATTTTCGATGGCGCTGACGTCGAGGCGAGGAAGAAATGGAGAAGAGTTCAGCGACTGGCAGACGAGTTCTGGAGACTGTGGAGGCTAGACTTTTTGGCCTCTTTGCGACGAAGAAGAGAGTGGCTTCTTCCTCAACGTAACGTTGCTGTCGGAGATGTCGTCGTGCTACGTGACGAAGCCGTATGCAGAGCAGATTGGCCTCTTGGACTCGTGACGGAGGTTCGCCCCAGCGACGATGGACTCGTGCGAACCTGCAAGCTCAAGACTGTCAAGGTCACCTCGAAGACGAgccattccactttctactacTGGCGCCCCATCTCTAAGCTGACCGTGCTGGTGAAGGCAGACCCGGACACCCAATGA